Genomic DNA from Anthonomus grandis grandis chromosome 2, icAntGran1.3, whole genome shotgun sequence:
TGTTACTTAGCAAACTGTAATTATTTCCCAGATTCTCATTATCAGTCCCCatcctgtacgcagtcctcaacATCtcgaattttctcgaaaactcgATAGGTTCATCAGAGCCAATGGCATAAATCACATGTCATAACAATTGCACTCGATGTGAGAAGAGGTTTAATGATAAATGAATCGATTCCATAAAGTTCTAAGGGCATACCCACGTACATGATGAGTATACATTGTCATTATTGATAATGTATAGTGGTTCCAATGTGTAGTGGCATTAATATAATCTATTCTGAAATTTCTCTGCAACTTTTTGGAAAAAGAAACTGAATTGAGTTGAAAAAACACGTTTGAAAAACAgatacatttttaatgaaagatATCCGGGAATgaatttaaatcataaatacgCCCTAGAATTATTAACTACGATTGATAGATCTATTGCAgacaagaaagaaaaaatttaccaaaaacagCACAATTAGACGTTTTAATCACCATTATTGCAAATACAAATCACCTCATTTCGTATAGTGAGTACACGTAAAGTGGAGAGTCTCATGAAACTGTACGGGTCTTCAAATTAAATAAGCTGCATCCTAAGTCCAGTTTTTCATGATGATAATGACATGAAGGAAATAAAATTGCTTATGAATCCAGGAACTCTGTAAGTCTAATTCAAGACGTGGATACTTAGCCAGGTGTTTTTTGAAATGCTAAGGGATTATTGGGCTTATATTCATTAACGAAATACTAACTGGCAAGCTTGATTAAGATTTGtctgaaatttaattttggttGCAAGAAAAGGGGCTTTTAAGTTGACTTGGTTTAtaccgatttttttaaagcctTTGACCAGGTCTATTATCTTTCTTTCATGATAAAATAAGTCTGTTATCTGATATCTGTTTGGAAACTACAACAACAATTAGAAATGGATAGTATACATCTAAATATGTGAAATCATTGTTTGGAGTATCCCAGAGCTCTTACTATGGTTCtgcgttattttttaaatttttgttacatTTGATTATTAGATTAAGATATAGTAAAGCATTGAGATTTGCATATGATGTAAGGTTTTTATGGAAATTGGGACCGTGTCGGATTCTCTTTGCCATCACAAcaattggaattatttttttaattggtgtgTGGAGAATGAAATTAGTGTGATATAAACAAGtgttacaaaattatatttatatggcAAAGAGACCCTACTAACTTTATATACGAAATTAACAGACGATTCCAAAATCGGTATTTTTGATCTTGGattaattataaattctagAATTACATTCTCCAGTTACAATAATCAAATTGCATCTAGAGCTATAAAGGTACTTGCCTTTATTCATAGATCGCACATTTTTAAGATTCCATATTGTTCTCTTGTCTGACCCATTCTGAAATACTGATTTTTTAGCTGGTCCTCTTCATCTGGTTGTGTGCAAAAGATTTAGGAGAGAGTCCAGAAAAATGATTGATCGCGTTTAAATCTCGTTATCAAAGGGaggaatataaatataaatggaTTAGAAGAAGTTTAGATTTATACTCTTTGAAAGGAAGGAAAGTTGTGATTAGAGAATATTGAATCACATTAAAGAAGCAAGCAGAAAATAAACGGGAAATTTAATCGCCATCTTATGTTGGTATTTTTCTAGCCTCtaaatttaagtataaaattagaactttttttcaaggcgataaataataaaaaataaaaataaaagattttgtaAAACTAAACtgataaatatgaaaaatgtaaaaaaataggttGGTATTTGTTCACATTGTATGTGTTTCTGAGTGTtcttaattcaatttatttcaaattaaattcaataataagaaaaaaaattaaacgccaTTCTAATAACAACATAAGTTAGTGATTTGCTTTAGCTCAATGTGAATAGAATAGGAAGTTTCTTGGTGTATTCTTGGATAAGGGCTTAACATGGGAAGAACATCTAATTaatctgtcaaaaaaattattacaacaaCTTTTGCTCTTTAGAAACCTTGTTCAGGTAACTTCTAGAGAAACCCTTTTAACAGCTTACCACAGCAATTTCCATTCCCATTTAACGGATGCCAGTCTGTCGTGGGGTTATTTCTGCCATATGAAAAAAGCTTTTGAACCAGAAAGAAAATGCATACGCATCATGTCTGGTCTTGGCTATAGGAATGAATGTcgaaattcttttaaatctttaaaaataatgattctaCCCTGTGTGTACATTATGCAGTGTCTGTGGCACATCAAGCAAAATTTGAACCTAATAATGACTCTACCCTGTGTGTACATTATGCAGTGTCTGTTGCACATCAAGCAAAATCTGAACCTAATTTGTataattctctttttttcctttccttttctttttttttccttcctggttatttatttattcatttatgcAATCTACAGACATAAAGTCCATTAAATGCTTACAATTGGTCCTTAATGGCTAATAAGCACAATAAGTAAGcactacatattacaaaatttaaaaaaataaattctccgCCCCCCAGATAACACATtaggtaacttaaaaaaaaaaaaaaaaaaaaacttaaaaatattctacattagatatattttttttatatttcccaAATGGTTcataaaatatgtcaaaatgaAATAGTAGGTTGGCGGCATTGGACATTCGAAAAATTGGCTACTCTTTACCTAAattggtatttgttttttttatataaaaagttcctaaatcgctattattatgaatatttaccgTTAACAGCAGTTTTTCGCGAAGAAATtagaaaaacctttttttttcatttgggaAGTATAttgaatcaaattttaatttgtcttagttcttttaatgtgttttgaaagtgtattttaattgaattttatctctaataatacttaaatttaaaatcgatttaaattttaaacttttgttatttctattttatatttttatatgtatatgtacaaATACtatgtagaaactttttttttaaatatttaatcccTAATTTCTAAGTttcattacaaattttatttgccttgtaaaagtacttgtttttatattattactaataaactatttaatctaatctaattTAATAACTCTTGATAATGTGATGTCTCTAGATTTGAACTCATTTAGAGCTTTTACTCATATATTAATTAGCATAATTATTgccttttttatttggaatattttacgCGACTTTTCAAATTTAAGCATTCCGAAGTAGACAAGATTAATCAATCGTCCAAGCTTTAGAGCTAGGAAAAACTAACTTTATCAATAAAAACTACTCTTAAAATGAGTGACAAAGTCACATTCTTATTTTCTTGACATGTATCATTATCAAAATTGCGGTGTTTTAAAATTGTCATATGACTACTTTCAATATGCCgccattttatttttggattcgAGTGTAGCAATCTAGAACCATAAGAATCATACTTTACATATGTATAGCAAAACCTCATCATCTAGAGGTAGTAAACAAACCAGAAGGAGtcacaattaacaaaaaagtataaTGTTCTGCCGAAACGTTCTAActgaaattcaaaataaattactcttTGTCAAATTCGTCGTTACGTTTTTTTAAGTCAACAAATTAAATGTGGTTTCGTTTAAATAAGATCTAataattttatggttttttttatacatttattattttttacgcCACGATACTACATTTTGAAGCTAAACGTGTTGAATATAACAACACTTCccaaaagattaaaaaaattttttttcagattttcctGTTCTTCACATAATCAAAATACATGTTGTCTTCAATGTCACACTGATTTAAACATATTAATATAACACCATTTTCAAAATCAATAGTACATACAAAATGTTCCGATCTTATTACATAACAAACCTAAACAAACTTATgagaaaacattatttattgaaCAAACAAAACATCCTTTGACctctttaaatttctttcagGTGTTAACGTTACTACTTCTGGTAGTGGCATTATCCCATGCAACGCCtacatttaaaaagaagttcTTTGGAGGCGGTTATGGTGGAGGCTATGGAGGCGGTTATGGTGGAGGGTACGGTGGAGGATATTACCAACGACCTGCTACGGTGCTTGTTGTGAAAAAGGTGTATAGTGGCGGTTATGGAGGAGGATATCATCCAGGTTAgtagaaaaagcaaaatttgattttatttggtattggtttccatattttatagctgctaaaattaaaaaataacaaatctgcataaaaaatgtttaatcaaaatcaaaaaattatttaaatatttaattgtgtcaaaacttattttatatattgttttcttttagGATATAGTGGAGGTCACTACGGAGGAGGTGGCTATGGAGGAGGAGGCGGCTATGGAGGTGGATTCGGAGGTGGTGGCGGTGGTGGCGGCGGAGGCGGTGGTGGTTTTGGAGGCGGTTTCGGTTTTGGAGGTGGTTTCGGAGGAGGCTACggaaagtaatttaattttttttttgtaaatacatgattttgtaagaaaaattgcattttttttataactttgacTAGAACAAAGacctataatataataataggtTTATGCCGCAGCTAGTAAACCGATATTAAATGAAGACCTGTGAGCAATAGTTAGCTTTTGAAAAAGTCGCTTTTTGGATTcgagtgtttaaaataaatcattcgatttaaaaactatttaacaatataatatacagagtgttaaagTTTCAATGTTATTTTCATTAGTTTAATAAGTTTGCGGCTTATGAGGGCGAGATATTCGAATTCAATGGTCAATTTTGTGTGAACATAGAAGGCGTTGTCAGTGATACGATGATAAAAACGTGtacaacttttttgtgcttcAATATATATGAGTTTGTCATGAAAATCTCAgcttttcaattattattactttaaaaagttATACATTTGTCCAGACATAATTGAGTCTTTAAGTTTTTATGcggcttaaataaaaaaattatgtttttttacgattttcatttttttctcgaaTGTctctggaaaaaatacaaatctcaaagtttttttgttattaagaagtaaattattcaaaaagaTTTACAAGCTATCTATAAGCAGTGCTAATCgaaactaacaaaaattataagaaaacacCACTTCTTGGTGCCGAACACCACACGTTATTGATGGCGATACATGTTTGCAAATAGAAGGCATCCTAATttcaaaactttcaaaaatCTGTACGAAATCAGATAATTTGGAGAAAATGGTTCTTTTACTTCTTCACGAAAATTAAGAGGGCTACAAAAAATTATCACACCCGAGCAAGAAGAAATAATACTAGTTCGTTTTGCTGAAAATCTGAAAACTAGTACGAGACATGTGATTCACCACACCACAGTTCCTAAATCAACAACTcgaatattttctaaaaaaactgcATCCTTACCACTTTACTCTTATTCAAAGTTTGCCACTATCCGACCTACAAAGGAGACTTGAATTTATTCGGTTCTGTCACAACTAGCAAACTGCAGattcatttttcttaaatatgattttattcaaTGATAAAGCGACTTTTACCAGAAAAGGAGTTTTCAATTTCAGAAATAATCAGCATGCAGCACTTCCAGCAtgaattcaaaataaatgtttggtgtGCAGTATTGGTATTTAATTTCTGGGCTCAATAAAGTTACCACCGAATTAAAAACGGTAAACTCTATTTAGATTATTCTAACCACTGCTATATCGTTCGTTTAAACCAAATGCGTTAGCCGCCGTGCAGCCCTGATTTCAACCTCCTTGAGTTTGCAATATGAGAATACATGAAATCAGTTGTTTATCAAGACACAATCAATACTCGGAAAGAGCTATGGGAAAAAAATTCGAACTTATTTTGAGACAACAGcacattctttaatattttaataaacggGTAGCTAAGGGTATTGAAGGTAACGAAGACCACTTTGAGCCTTTGCtgtaagagaaaaaaaattaaattttcattgctGTTGATATTACccttttgtcttttttgcaTATTCTTCTATGTATTGAttgatattataataaataatattatttattttataataaattattgtatttaacaaataaattaaaatattatgtctTTACAAAACACATAACTATGCTGGACACCTTATTTGAATACTTTTCATtaattgaacaaaataaaaaattgaagcattggaaatttaaaattcaattatctcaaaaacggtTCCTCTGAGCTACTCGACAAAGTTATACCTTTCTTAAGTTTTATTGAtggaaattttaagatttttatgataaattcaTGTACACTAAGGCACAAAGAAGTTAGACACGTTTTTATCTAAGCGGAGTGTCGCCGAGAGCGGCCTCTAGGATTCACACATGAATTAATATTGAATTCGAATTTCTCGACACGAAAAACTCTCTACTGCCTATTTTGTGTTGattctttttatataaattattaagaaataatgaaaataaaattaaaactttaagaTTTTGTATCCCGGCTACTTTTAATTTTCGGACTAGACAAATTTAGTCAAATCGTAATATTTTCAGTCAAAGAATATGCTGTTGCTATATGTCCACTAAGTTACGGGACACCCTGAATAGTGAATCCGTTAAAATAACGTATTGTAAAGATATTGTAAATACCGAGAAACCAGTTGATAGACCGTCATTCAGGAAAGAGAAGTGACATACCGCACGATATCTAGAATGTTGGCGAAAATAGTCTGAAATATAGTTCAGCTGATATATAAGGAGCCGTAAGTTCAGTTCATTCAATTAAacttcggaatattggcgcgagatttaaatagtcgTACATAAAtccagtaaaaataaatatttctagtagtagTGAGTGATCGTGCTTTCGTAGTGatgtgtgtaaataaattagtcgactattttcgattgtttaaATTCACACTTGCGAAAAACGCTACAGTATATTGTGagaaaactattaataatattctaattACAAATAATGTCTATCGGTCAACGGTACCATGTGGTATTTTGGTTAGCGAGTGTTGGTAAGTTTGTGTCAAAAAGTTTACCAATTAGCGTATAAAGAAAGGTCAGTAAAAAAAATGCGCCAAAAAGAAATTCTAGATTAAACTTGTGAAAGTATCGATGTTGTGCCAAATATGCCTTAGTAAAATATTGCTCATAATTaggatacagggtgttaaaatgtAGGTTTCGAATCTGTTTTTTCTCTATATCTCAAGTTGTTATTGAGATATCTGAATAGATATATATCAATAGATaagaaatatacatttattctattttttaacataaggTCAATAATACCATATTCAGGTAATACCATATTCACACGTGTTTCATGCCATAATTTTCTTACTAGTAagtagtattgtttttttttagtaaagtaACTAATagaatgataatttttaagaaaaaaagtgtactacatttatttcgatattttcaataattaatacTCTGTTGCATAgtcaaaaaaatacactaaatGGATAATATATAATGAAGAAGATTGTGGAAAACACCACTTTAATAAAGGCCAAAATGGGCATTCACTTTCAAGCGTTTTCTTAACCTTTTCATCAAATAGTCCCTTACTTGGAATAAAGTTCCTTGTTCATTACTTATATCATTGATGGAATCATGAATTTTACCTAATAGTTACTTTCGTATAAGGATTTCTCCTGTATAAACTAAGAATTTAATATAACCCAGAAGAAAAAACCAAATGATTAAAATCCGAGCTATGCGGAGGCCATAAAAATGTGCTGCCATGACCAAACCATCTGTGAGGCAATCATTTATCTAAAGCATTGCGAACTGCAACCGAATAATGCGGTGGCGCTCCATCGTACATATACCACATGTTTGGTCATAAATTTAAAGGAACATCATTATCCAGTAGATTCGgcaaatcattttgtaaaaactgTTAATACTGGTTACCTTGCGGGTAACTCAAAGGGTCCAATAATCAAATCACCAACCATTggtctattaataaaatgactcCACACCagatattaatagaaaattccTGCTGAAAATGGTGTTCTCTGGTTAAGTGAAGGTTTTCCAATTACCACGTATGATTATTTTGGCAACTAAGCACACCTCGACTGATGAAGGtctctttatttataaaaaggatTTCATAATTAAATGTGAGACTGTGATTGTGATTTTGAAGCAAATATGGACAAAAGGAAGCGCGCCTGATGAGTCTTTGAAAAATACTTCGATTCAGGTGCCTTCTATTTGGATATTGTTACCGGTATGGTCTTGATGCTCTACGACTGTcaaaatttacttcaatttaGATGCAAATTATATCTCCCAGTTCACTATTACTACTAACGTTATAAGACTTGAAAATTAGTAAGTATCAAAGGTAATGTCAATATGCCGGACATTAGCTTAATGATTGTTAAGTATCCATGACTACTTTAATTTGTAATCCGTAGTATCCGTGTCTGTATCTGTCATCTTATTTAtatgtctatgtgtccttgaattttGAAGAGTCAGcagcggcagtgttttgtgatttatccaaggcatttgattgttgCCTGTAACACAATGCCTGGAATCCTATATATCAAATCGTGCTCACAGGCTTACAGTATCTGGGTGTTTGTATGATTCCTAGATCTCATAAGGCCGGTCGCACATTAGATACGAATTTGTATCGTACGTAAACGTACGATGCTAGTCGTACGAATTAAGTGCGCACACTGAATACGTTTTTCTCCGTCAAATAAGATAGGGGATAAGCAGTGTTTCGGTGACATTGTATTCATTAAACCCtcttactttttatttgttttgtttggaatttgtaACCTTCAAGATAATTCTCTTCTAATTCGGAGACTGCGGAGACGTCGTCACTATCGAAGAACCGAGTGGATGcgtgaaatatatttgaaaagagAGGAATTTGGTGAATTTCATCATATTATGAAAGACTTATCTAATGACCAATTACTGTATCATGGTTATACACGTACATATGAAGAAAGAAACTTTTGAATATATTCTGAACATTATCAGACCTAATGTGACTAAATACAGTAACTTTTGCGACACAATATCACCTGAAGAACGATTGATTGTAACTTTGAGGTAAGGAAGTAGAATATAGTTCTTTTATTCATACTTCTTTATTCAAAACATAacttacatattatattaattactgGTGTTTGGATTAAATTGCATACTGAGGGAGAGCACCTGTTGAGAATTGTGGACAAATATATTCTTGCGATAGTCCTTGTGCTGAATTATTTTGTGACATACTGAGATCAACTTTAAACTGGGTCGAGTCACTAGATTGATCAAGCACTACCATAGGAGGTACAGCATTTTGTTCGTCTATAAGAACTTGTTGCAATTTTGATCTTACCATAATTTGCGAAGATTTGggatatcttttaaaaacggCAGAAGGCTCATTAGAAATTGGGCATCAGGATGATTTGCAGTCTCTTGAAGGCACTTTAACTTTTCCTCTTCAATTTGTAATAGTCTTGAATCGATTTCATCTGCCtgacgtattttaattttttttctaattggaGATTTAAAAGTTCTTTGGAATTTGTTCGCTACTCGGTTCCGAAGATTGACCGGGGGACGGCGAAAGCATATAACTGCTACTT
This window encodes:
- the LOC126750641 gene encoding uncharacterized protein LOC126750641; protein product: MASFKCVLTLLLLVVALSHATPTFKKKFFGGGYGGGYGGGYGGGYGGGYYQRPATVLVVKKVYSGGYGGGYHPGYSGGHYGGGGYGGGGGYGGGFGGGGGGGGGGGGGFGGGFGFGGGFGGGYGK